From the genome of Pogoniulus pusillus isolate bPogPus1 chromosome 12, bPogPus1.pri, whole genome shotgun sequence, one region includes:
- the IFNAR1 gene encoding interferon alpha/beta receptor 1 isoform X2 has product MLDCLCHPSLPYSVLLSAYESQTNLKSPQDIQVYIINTNFTLRWNYTGNDTNVTFSAEYQWFEDFETNGTEWKELPGCQNVTSRECDISSAITKYYDAYHVRIRARGREEVSPWSSIFEMIPYLKAQIGPPEIKLQSINGAIKIKVSPPEANQIRKMWTDHLSFKYNLVIWENSSNAEFRSQSIFPTDIIDDLAPETTYCLKVQATLSLEQKEGLFSPIRCVKTTRKVNDLHCATNVTVLGLNMKFYLHWTNQYKQPVRYNVQYLTGYLKKLHDDYSSKWLNVPGCGNITNTQCNLSSIITANSGFYYFHVQAVNEHNKSCLSKEVKVDPLITNEIGPPDVKVDISDVFLHIQISPPGGTESEVMRDRYGLSYRVLYWKNSSNNEEEIKMKELKQTIGTVSDLTPATLYCVKVQAFSKFYNKSSPYSKEECIRTPEGKTLPLVILTTFFVALIIFCLVATATFFALYQAYKKIKYVFFPSCQPPLNIESFEQQVFSSLYMPATEEQIENCSVIEPIITEANQIDFKDCKRSKQSSRDSGNYSYDDDTSGNKASEETLEKDMV; this is encoded by the exons ATGTTGGATTGTCTATGCCACCCTTCTCTGCCTTATTCTGTTCTGCTATCTGCTTATGAGA GCCAAACTAATCTGAAGAGTCCACAGGATATTCAGGTTTATATCATAAATACAAATTTCACTCTAAGGTGGAACTACACTGGGAATGATACCAATGTGACCTTTTCTGCAGAATATCAGTG GTTTGAAGATTTTGAGACAAATGGAACAGAATGGAAGGAGTTGCCTGGGTGTCAAAATGTTACTAGCAGGGAATGTGACATTTCCTCTGCAATAACCAAATACTACGATGCATATCATGTGCGTATAAGGgccagaggaagggaagaagtgtCTCCTTGGTCTAGCATTTTTGAAATGATTCCATATCTTAAAG CTCAGATTGGTCCTCCAGAAATAAAGTTGCAGTCCATAAATGGAGCCATAAAAATCAAGGTTTCTCCTCCAGAAGCAAATCAGATCAGAAAAATGTGGACAGATCATCTAAGCTTTAAATATAATCTAGTTATCTGGGAAAACTCATCAAATGCAGAG TTTAGAAGTCAAAGTATTTTTCCTACTGACATAATTGATGATCTTGCACCAGAAACTACCTATTGTCTGAAAGTACAAGCAACTCTTTCTTTGGAACAGAAAGAAGGCTTATTCAGTCCCATTCGTTGTGTAAAAACTACTCGTAAAG TGAATGACTTGCACTGTGCAACAAATGTGACCGTTCTTGGCTTGAACATGAAGTTTTATCTGCACTGGACTAATCAATATAAACAGCCTGTGAGGTACAACGTACAGTATCTCAC TGGGTATCTAAAGAAACTTCATGATGACTACTCATCAAAGTGGCTCAATGTTCCTGGATGTGGAAACATCACCAATACACAATGCAATCTCTCTTCTATCATCACTGCCAATTCTGGATTTTATTACTTCCATGTGCAAGCTGTGAATGAACACAATAAATCATGTCTGTCTAAGGAAGTAAAAGTCGATCCTCTGATAACAA ATGAAATTGGCCCTCCTGATGTGAAGGTGGACATCAGTGATGTTTTTCTCCATATCCAGATTTCTCCTCCAGGAGGAACTGAAAGTGAAGTCATGAGAGACCGTTACGGCTTGTCTTACCGGGTTCTGTATTGGAAGAATTCATCCAATAATGAG gaagaaattaaaatgaaagAGCTAAAACAGACAATAGGGACAGTCTCTGATCTAACACCTGCGACTTTGTACTGTGTAAAAGTACAAGCCTTCTCAAAATTTTACAACAAGAGCAGTCCTTACAGCAAAGAGGAATGCATCAGAACACCGGAAG gtaaaACTTTACCTCTGGTCATTTTAACAACATTTTTCGTTGCTTTGATTATTTTCTGTCTTGTGGCGACAGCGACTTTTTTTGCCCTGTATCAAGCCTACAAGAAAATCAAATATGTGTTCTTTCCATCATGCCAGCCTCCTCTGAACATAGAG AGTTTTGAACAACAGGTCTTTAGCAGCCTTTACATGCCAGCTACAGAAGAACAAATAGAAAATTGTTCAGTAATTGAGCCTATCATCACAGAAGCAAATCAAATTGATTTTAAAGACTGCAAACGTTCCAAACAGAGCAGCCGAGATTCAGGAAATTATTCCTATGATGATGATACTTCAGGGAACAAAGCATCAGAAGAAACACTAGAAAAGGACATGGTGTAA
- the IFNAR1 gene encoding interferon alpha/beta receptor 1 isoform X3: protein MGKILCQTNLKSPQDIQVYIINTNFTLRWNYTGNDTNVTFSAEYQWFEDFETNGTEWKELPGCQNVTSRECDISSAITKYYDAYHVRIRARGREEVSPWSSIFEMIPYLKAQIGPPEIKLQSINGAIKIKVSPPEANQIRKMWTDHLSFKYNLVIWENSSNAEFRSQSIFPTDIIDDLAPETTYCLKVQATLSLEQKEGLFSPIRCVKTTRKVNDLHCATNVTVLGLNMKFYLHWTNQYKQPVRYNVQYLTGYLKKLHDDYSSKWLNVPGCGNITNTQCNLSSIITANSGFYYFHVQAVNEHNKSCLSKEVKVDPLITNEIGPPDVKVDISDVFLHIQISPPGGTESEVMRDRYGLSYRVLYWKNSSNNEEEIKMKELKQTIGTVSDLTPATLYCVKVQAFSKFYNKSSPYSKEECIRTPEGKTLPLVILTTFFVALIIFCLVATATFFALYQAYKKIKYVFFPSCQPPLNIESFEQQVFSSLYMPATEEQIENCSVIEPIITEANQIDFKDCKRSKQSSRDSGNYSYDDDTSGNKASEETLEKDMV, encoded by the exons ATGGGAAAGATACTCT GCCAAACTAATCTGAAGAGTCCACAGGATATTCAGGTTTATATCATAAATACAAATTTCACTCTAAGGTGGAACTACACTGGGAATGATACCAATGTGACCTTTTCTGCAGAATATCAGTG GTTTGAAGATTTTGAGACAAATGGAACAGAATGGAAGGAGTTGCCTGGGTGTCAAAATGTTACTAGCAGGGAATGTGACATTTCCTCTGCAATAACCAAATACTACGATGCATATCATGTGCGTATAAGGgccagaggaagggaagaagtgtCTCCTTGGTCTAGCATTTTTGAAATGATTCCATATCTTAAAG CTCAGATTGGTCCTCCAGAAATAAAGTTGCAGTCCATAAATGGAGCCATAAAAATCAAGGTTTCTCCTCCAGAAGCAAATCAGATCAGAAAAATGTGGACAGATCATCTAAGCTTTAAATATAATCTAGTTATCTGGGAAAACTCATCAAATGCAGAG TTTAGAAGTCAAAGTATTTTTCCTACTGACATAATTGATGATCTTGCACCAGAAACTACCTATTGTCTGAAAGTACAAGCAACTCTTTCTTTGGAACAGAAAGAAGGCTTATTCAGTCCCATTCGTTGTGTAAAAACTACTCGTAAAG TGAATGACTTGCACTGTGCAACAAATGTGACCGTTCTTGGCTTGAACATGAAGTTTTATCTGCACTGGACTAATCAATATAAACAGCCTGTGAGGTACAACGTACAGTATCTCAC TGGGTATCTAAAGAAACTTCATGATGACTACTCATCAAAGTGGCTCAATGTTCCTGGATGTGGAAACATCACCAATACACAATGCAATCTCTCTTCTATCATCACTGCCAATTCTGGATTTTATTACTTCCATGTGCAAGCTGTGAATGAACACAATAAATCATGTCTGTCTAAGGAAGTAAAAGTCGATCCTCTGATAACAA ATGAAATTGGCCCTCCTGATGTGAAGGTGGACATCAGTGATGTTTTTCTCCATATCCAGATTTCTCCTCCAGGAGGAACTGAAAGTGAAGTCATGAGAGACCGTTACGGCTTGTCTTACCGGGTTCTGTATTGGAAGAATTCATCCAATAATGAG gaagaaattaaaatgaaagAGCTAAAACAGACAATAGGGACAGTCTCTGATCTAACACCTGCGACTTTGTACTGTGTAAAAGTACAAGCCTTCTCAAAATTTTACAACAAGAGCAGTCCTTACAGCAAAGAGGAATGCATCAGAACACCGGAAG gtaaaACTTTACCTCTGGTCATTTTAACAACATTTTTCGTTGCTTTGATTATTTTCTGTCTTGTGGCGACAGCGACTTTTTTTGCCCTGTATCAAGCCTACAAGAAAATCAAATATGTGTTCTTTCCATCATGCCAGCCTCCTCTGAACATAGAG AGTTTTGAACAACAGGTCTTTAGCAGCCTTTACATGCCAGCTACAGAAGAACAAATAGAAAATTGTTCAGTAATTGAGCCTATCATCACAGAAGCAAATCAAATTGATTTTAAAGACTGCAAACGTTCCAAACAGAGCAGCCGAGATTCAGGAAATTATTCCTATGATGATGATACTTCAGGGAACAAAGCATCAGAAGAAACACTAGAAAAGGACATGGTGTAA
- the IFNAR1 gene encoding interferon alpha/beta receptor 1 isoform X1, whose translation MDGDLAAVALGRATVVPSFFCLLVFVPLCCAGQTNLKSPQDIQVYIINTNFTLRWNYTGNDTNVTFSAEYQWFEDFETNGTEWKELPGCQNVTSRECDISSAITKYYDAYHVRIRARGREEVSPWSSIFEMIPYLKAQIGPPEIKLQSINGAIKIKVSPPEANQIRKMWTDHLSFKYNLVIWENSSNAEFRSQSIFPTDIIDDLAPETTYCLKVQATLSLEQKEGLFSPIRCVKTTRKVNDLHCATNVTVLGLNMKFYLHWTNQYKQPVRYNVQYLTGYLKKLHDDYSSKWLNVPGCGNITNTQCNLSSIITANSGFYYFHVQAVNEHNKSCLSKEVKVDPLITNEIGPPDVKVDISDVFLHIQISPPGGTESEVMRDRYGLSYRVLYWKNSSNNEEEIKMKELKQTIGTVSDLTPATLYCVKVQAFSKFYNKSSPYSKEECIRTPEGKTLPLVILTTFFVALIIFCLVATATFFALYQAYKKIKYVFFPSCQPPLNIESFEQQVFSSLYMPATEEQIENCSVIEPIITEANQIDFKDCKRSKQSSRDSGNYSYDDDTSGNKASEETLEKDMV comes from the exons GCCAAACTAATCTGAAGAGTCCACAGGATATTCAGGTTTATATCATAAATACAAATTTCACTCTAAGGTGGAACTACACTGGGAATGATACCAATGTGACCTTTTCTGCAGAATATCAGTG GTTTGAAGATTTTGAGACAAATGGAACAGAATGGAAGGAGTTGCCTGGGTGTCAAAATGTTACTAGCAGGGAATGTGACATTTCCTCTGCAATAACCAAATACTACGATGCATATCATGTGCGTATAAGGgccagaggaagggaagaagtgtCTCCTTGGTCTAGCATTTTTGAAATGATTCCATATCTTAAAG CTCAGATTGGTCCTCCAGAAATAAAGTTGCAGTCCATAAATGGAGCCATAAAAATCAAGGTTTCTCCTCCAGAAGCAAATCAGATCAGAAAAATGTGGACAGATCATCTAAGCTTTAAATATAATCTAGTTATCTGGGAAAACTCATCAAATGCAGAG TTTAGAAGTCAAAGTATTTTTCCTACTGACATAATTGATGATCTTGCACCAGAAACTACCTATTGTCTGAAAGTACAAGCAACTCTTTCTTTGGAACAGAAAGAAGGCTTATTCAGTCCCATTCGTTGTGTAAAAACTACTCGTAAAG TGAATGACTTGCACTGTGCAACAAATGTGACCGTTCTTGGCTTGAACATGAAGTTTTATCTGCACTGGACTAATCAATATAAACAGCCTGTGAGGTACAACGTACAGTATCTCAC TGGGTATCTAAAGAAACTTCATGATGACTACTCATCAAAGTGGCTCAATGTTCCTGGATGTGGAAACATCACCAATACACAATGCAATCTCTCTTCTATCATCACTGCCAATTCTGGATTTTATTACTTCCATGTGCAAGCTGTGAATGAACACAATAAATCATGTCTGTCTAAGGAAGTAAAAGTCGATCCTCTGATAACAA ATGAAATTGGCCCTCCTGATGTGAAGGTGGACATCAGTGATGTTTTTCTCCATATCCAGATTTCTCCTCCAGGAGGAACTGAAAGTGAAGTCATGAGAGACCGTTACGGCTTGTCTTACCGGGTTCTGTATTGGAAGAATTCATCCAATAATGAG gaagaaattaaaatgaaagAGCTAAAACAGACAATAGGGACAGTCTCTGATCTAACACCTGCGACTTTGTACTGTGTAAAAGTACAAGCCTTCTCAAAATTTTACAACAAGAGCAGTCCTTACAGCAAAGAGGAATGCATCAGAACACCGGAAG gtaaaACTTTACCTCTGGTCATTTTAACAACATTTTTCGTTGCTTTGATTATTTTCTGTCTTGTGGCGACAGCGACTTTTTTTGCCCTGTATCAAGCCTACAAGAAAATCAAATATGTGTTCTTTCCATCATGCCAGCCTCCTCTGAACATAGAG AGTTTTGAACAACAGGTCTTTAGCAGCCTTTACATGCCAGCTACAGAAGAACAAATAGAAAATTGTTCAGTAATTGAGCCTATCATCACAGAAGCAAATCAAATTGATTTTAAAGACTGCAAACGTTCCAAACAGAGCAGCCGAGATTCAGGAAATTATTCCTATGATGATGATACTTCAGGGAACAAAGCATCAGAAGAAACACTAGAAAAGGACATGGTGTAA